In Neorhizobium galegae, the following proteins share a genomic window:
- a CDS encoding tautomerase family protein, which produces MPFVNIKTPEAALSKAQKQEIVHRTTEMLVEYMSEAARPHTMVLIEEVKDGGYGRADEIFVIPDAYRAKDSD; this is translated from the coding sequence ATGCCATTCGTGAACATCAAGACGCCCGAAGCAGCACTCAGCAAGGCCCAGAAGCAAGAGATCGTCCACCGGACCACCGAGATGCTGGTCGAATACATGAGCGAGGCCGCGCGGCCTCACACCATGGTGCTGATCGAGGAGGTCAAGGACGGCGGATACGGCCGCGCCGACGAGATTTTCGTGATCCCGGATGCCTATCGCGCCAAGGACAGCGACTGA
- a CDS encoding MarR family winged helix-turn-helix transcriptional regulator has protein sequence MSKKKGDKKAKSGKKKELEGLSATELAPAITQAARSMRTALSRSLGESGLYAGQDGVITILAEEDGMTPGQLAIRLGVKAPTMTRTIGRMEAQGFLERRADGTDGRLTKVHLTEAGLQTVEQIGRSVSECGSIAAKGLSDKEIRTLLKLLKTIEQNLQSESSDDRG, from the coding sequence ATGAGCAAGAAGAAGGGCGATAAAAAAGCCAAGTCCGGCAAGAAGAAGGAGCTGGAGGGCCTGTCGGCGACCGAGCTTGCGCCGGCGATCACCCAGGCCGCCCGCTCGATGCGCACCGCACTCAGCCGCAGCCTCGGCGAAAGCGGGCTTTATGCCGGCCAGGACGGCGTCATCACTATCCTCGCGGAGGAGGACGGAATGACCCCCGGCCAGCTCGCCATACGGCTCGGCGTCAAGGCCCCGACCATGACCCGCACCATCGGCCGGATGGAGGCTCAAGGCTTCCTGGAACGCCGCGCCGACGGCACTGACGGGCGTCTCACGAAAGTGCACCTGACGGAAGCCGGATTGCAAACCGTCGAACAGATCGGCCGTTCTGTTTCCGAGTGTGGTTCGATCGCCGCAAAGGGCCTCTCCGACAAGGAGATCCGCACCCTCCTCAAACTTCTGAAAACCATCGAGCAGAATCTCCAGTCGGAGTCCTCCGACGACAGGGGCTGA
- a CDS encoding GGDEF domain-containing protein, translating to MLDLRTIYIVSAMTCSVLGIVQMIAYSSGRFERWLFWWSASGIVIGAGLFSVGLRNVLPDVVSILIGNNLILVGYLLLIVSVRLFGGRPARWGLSWLILAVLSTPLILLWRDDASTAPRIAIFSLVCALGDLLVMLEGIRLARQERLRSAWLVAAIYMPTAAIFAARALLAVTGWIGEGGLFSPGNGADAWLGLWAAPFLALRSIVINLMAAERAGNKLSDLADRDALTGVLNRGGLMRCYAGLEAGPVALMLIDVDHFKQLNDTHGHAVGDEVLRRFASSASLHLRNGDLFARHGGDEFVIALKGSPVEKAVGTAQKIRAAFADSLREMEDLTVLPTLSIGVAAEICGPGELESLLQRADQALYTRKRNGRDGIDTFEEDRQAA from the coding sequence ATGCTGGATCTGCGGACGATCTATATCGTCTCGGCTATGACCTGCTCGGTCCTGGGCATCGTCCAGATGATCGCCTATTCCAGCGGCCGGTTCGAACGCTGGCTGTTCTGGTGGAGCGCCAGCGGCATAGTCATCGGAGCCGGCCTGTTCAGCGTCGGCCTGCGAAACGTGTTGCCGGATGTCGTCTCGATCCTGATCGGCAACAACCTGATCCTGGTCGGCTATCTGCTGCTGATCGTCTCCGTCCGGCTTTTCGGCGGCCGCCCGGCCCGCTGGGGCCTGAGTTGGCTGATCCTTGCCGTTCTTTCGACGCCGCTGATCCTCTTGTGGCGGGACGATGCCAGCACCGCGCCGCGCATCGCCATCTTCTCGCTCGTCTGCGCCCTCGGCGATCTCCTGGTGATGCTGGAGGGTATCCGCCTCGCACGGCAGGAGAGGCTGCGGTCGGCATGGCTGGTCGCTGCGATCTACATGCCGACTGCCGCCATCTTTGCGGCGCGCGCCCTTCTGGCGGTGACGGGCTGGATCGGCGAAGGCGGGCTGTTTTCCCCCGGCAACGGCGCCGATGCCTGGCTTGGGCTCTGGGCGGCGCCCTTCCTGGCATTGCGAAGCATCGTCATCAATCTGATGGCGGCCGAACGGGCGGGAAACAAGCTCAGTGACCTGGCGGACCGCGACGCCCTGACCGGCGTACTCAATCGCGGCGGGCTGATGCGCTGCTATGCCGGCCTGGAGGCCGGGCCGGTCGCGCTGATGCTGATCGACGTCGACCATTTCAAGCAGCTCAACGACACGCATGGGCACGCGGTCGGCGACGAAGTGCTGCGGCGGTTCGCATCCTCCGCATCCCTGCACCTGCGCAACGGCGACCTCTTCGCCCGGCATGGCGGCGACGAGTTCGTGATCGCTCTCAAGGGAAGCCCGGTCGAGAAGGCTGTCGGGACCGCCCAGAAGATCCGTGCTGCCTTCGCTGATTCCCTGAGGGAGATGGAAGACCTTACGGTGCTTCCGACGCTCAGCATCGGGGTGGCCGCCGAGATCTGCGGCCCGGGCGAGCTCGAAAGCCTGCTGCAGCGGGCCGACCAGGCGCTTTATACCCGCAAGCGCAACGGCCGCGACGGCATCGATACGTTCGAGGAAGACCGCCAGGCGGCGTGA
- a CDS encoding creatininase family protein, with translation MSHPSPRYHDNDTTLASTERRDWIAVLPLGAHEQHGPHLPFETDTLIAEGLVARLIPALPADLPVTFLPTEPIGYSIEHMDVIGTKTLAFDEAVYRWLGIAGDLHSKGIGKLVLLNAHGGNSPLMTIVATEARVRFGMLVVATSWTRFGQPAGWIAPEDKAVDIHGGDIETSVMLTLHPDRVDMARAENFPSRQSDFSRDFRHLRAYGPHAFGWKMSDLNAKGVAGNAAAATAERGELLVAHAVKGIIELLEDVARFDLRTLK, from the coding sequence ATGTCGCACCCTTCGCCGCGCTATCATGACAATGATACGACACTTGCGTCCACAGAAAGGCGAGACTGGATCGCCGTCCTGCCGCTCGGCGCCCACGAGCAGCACGGACCGCACCTGCCTTTCGAGACCGACACGCTGATCGCCGAGGGGCTGGTCGCCCGCCTCATCCCTGCCCTGCCCGCCGACCTGCCGGTGACGTTCCTGCCCACGGAGCCGATTGGCTATTCGATAGAGCATATGGATGTCATCGGTACGAAGACGCTTGCTTTCGACGAAGCCGTTTACCGTTGGCTCGGCATTGCCGGGGATCTTCACAGCAAAGGCATCGGCAAGCTGGTGCTGCTCAACGCCCATGGCGGCAATTCGCCGCTCATGACCATCGTAGCGACCGAGGCGCGGGTCCGGTTCGGCATGCTGGTCGTCGCCACGAGCTGGACCCGCTTCGGCCAGCCTGCCGGCTGGATCGCTCCGGAGGACAAGGCAGTCGACATCCACGGCGGAGACATCGAGACTTCGGTGATGCTGACGCTCCATCCGGACCGGGTCGACATGGCGAGGGCGGAGAACTTCCCCTCCCGCCAATCGGATTTTTCCCGCGACTTCAGACATCTGCGCGCCTACGGCCCACACGCCTTCGGCTGGAAGATGTCCGACCTCAATGCCAAGGGCGTCGCCGGCAACGCGGCCGCGGCGACGGCCGAACGGGGTGAACTGCTGGTCGCGCATGCGGTGAAAGGCATCATCGAGCTGCTGGAAGATGTGGCGAGGTTTGATCTCCGAACATTGAAGTAG
- a CDS encoding LysR family transcriptional regulator — protein sequence MDRLNRMQLFVRIVERRSFSAAAADLGLARSTVTEAVKQLEEGIGTRLLERTTRYVTPTLDGRAFYERCLAILAEVDEAENIFRDAQPRGLLRVDAHGFLTRTFLLPRLHEFLDRYPLLELQIGQGDRLVDLVREGVDCVIRAGEIDDSGLIMRRLGTITEITCASRAYVEKHGLPSSPDALEGHFAIGFLSSRTGQIMPLEFTVGDEVRYVTLPSRLTVNNSDTMVDLARRGFGLIQVPRYRLQRDIDEGVLVEVLADFPPPPTLLSALYPQNRQLSPRVRVFLDWIVKVFAEAGL from the coding sequence ATGGATCGCCTCAACCGCATGCAGCTCTTCGTCCGGATTGTCGAACGGCGCAGTTTTTCCGCTGCGGCCGCGGATCTCGGTCTTGCCCGTTCGACCGTCACCGAAGCGGTCAAGCAGCTCGAGGAGGGGATCGGCACGCGACTTTTGGAGCGGACGACGCGCTACGTCACCCCGACGCTGGACGGCCGGGCCTTCTACGAGCGTTGCCTCGCGATTCTCGCGGAGGTGGACGAGGCGGAGAACATCTTTCGCGACGCGCAGCCGCGCGGCCTGCTGCGTGTCGATGCGCACGGGTTCCTGACCCGCACCTTCCTCTTGCCGCGCCTTCATGAATTCCTCGACCGCTATCCGCTCCTGGAACTGCAGATCGGCCAGGGAGACCGGCTGGTGGATCTCGTTCGCGAAGGCGTGGACTGCGTCATCCGGGCAGGCGAGATCGACGACAGCGGGCTGATCATGCGCAGGCTCGGAACCATCACCGAGATCACCTGCGCCAGCCGCGCCTATGTCGAGAAACACGGGCTGCCGTCATCGCCCGACGCATTGGAGGGGCATTTCGCCATCGGCTTCCTGTCGTCGCGCACCGGCCAGATCATGCCGCTCGAATTCACGGTTGGCGACGAGGTGCGCTACGTCACCCTTCCAAGCCGGCTGACGGTCAACAATTCCGATACGATGGTCGATCTCGCCCGCCGCGGCTTCGGGCTCATACAGGTGCCCCGTTATCGCCTGCAGCGGGATATCGACGAGGGCGTGCTCGTCGAAGTGCTTGCCGATTTCCCGCCGCCGCCGACACTACTTTCGGCACTCTATCCGCAGAACCGCCAGCTTTCGCCGCGGGTGCGCGTCTTCCTCGACTGGATCGTCAAGGTGTTCGCCGAAGCGGGGCTTTGA
- a CDS encoding serine hydrolase domain-containing protein, whose protein sequence is MITRRATLLSLPFALIAARSLAQGAPQGPVPQPPVTLDTVLGGAAELEPLKVVLVARNGEMLAERAFNGHSLDASTNIKSASKSIISALTGIAIDRRLLEGPDQKIAPILKADLPANPDPRIHSITIGNLLSMQAGLGRLSGPNYGRWIASRNWVRFALAQPFDDDPGGSMLYSTASSHLLSAVLTKVGGKSTLALAREWLEPVDGFRIGSWERDRQGIYLGGNQMAMTARSLLAFGELYRNGGKTKDGRQVVSKGWIDQSWMPRTNSRFSGDGYGYGWFLRNIGGEEVRFGWGYGGQMLYIVPSLGLTVVMTSDESGPSARSGYRDDLHNLLAEIIGANRVA, encoded by the coding sequence ATGATCACACGCCGTGCAACCCTCCTGTCCCTCCCATTCGCTCTGATTGCGGCCCGCAGCCTTGCCCAGGGCGCGCCCCAGGGACCTGTGCCGCAGCCGCCCGTGACGCTCGATACCGTGCTTGGCGGTGCGGCGGAACTGGAGCCGCTGAAGGTCGTGCTCGTCGCCCGCAATGGCGAGATGCTCGCCGAGCGGGCGTTCAACGGTCATTCGCTGGACGCCTCCACCAATATCAAGTCGGCCTCGAAATCGATCATCTCGGCTTTGACAGGCATCGCCATCGACCGCCGGCTGCTCGAAGGTCCCGACCAGAAGATCGCGCCGATCCTGAAGGCCGACCTGCCGGCAAATCCGGACCCGCGCATCCACAGTATCACCATCGGCAATCTGCTTTCGATGCAGGCGGGGCTCGGGCGGCTGTCGGGGCCGAACTACGGCCGCTGGATCGCGAGCCGCAACTGGGTGCGGTTCGCACTCGCCCAGCCGTTCGACGACGATCCCGGCGGTTCGATGCTCTATTCGACCGCCTCCAGTCACCTGCTTTCGGCGGTCCTCACCAAGGTGGGCGGGAAGTCGACGCTGGCGCTGGCGCGGGAATGGCTGGAGCCCGTCGACGGGTTCCGGATCGGTTCCTGGGAGCGCGACCGCCAGGGCATCTATCTCGGCGGCAACCAGATGGCGATGACCGCCCGCTCGCTTCTGGCCTTCGGGGAACTCTACCGCAACGGCGGCAAGACGAAGGACGGCCGCCAGGTCGTCTCGAAGGGCTGGATCGACCAGTCCTGGATGCCGCGCACCAATTCGCGTTTTTCCGGCGATGGCTACGGATACGGCTGGTTCCTGCGCAATATCGGCGGCGAGGAGGTCAGGTTCGGCTGGGGTTATGGCGGGCAGATGCTCTATATCGTGCCGTCGCTCGGCCTCACCGTGGTGATGACGTCAGATGAAAGTGGCCCCTCGGCCCGCAGCGGTTATCGCGATGACCTGCACAACCTGCTTGCCGAAATCATCGGAGCCAACCGCGTTGCTTGA
- a CDS encoding WD40 repeat domain-containing protein, whose translation MPTVAPLDLEGHVVAAHFLGDVPFFATAAGTIHRLDGGEKVTEAHQGLLTCIRDPFSATLLTGGEDGKVMRIGKDGEATLVAEAPRKWISVVAGGPQNAVAYAHGKSSFVKLNDGTLKEFPEERSVEGLAFAGKGLRIAAARYNGVSLHWVGTNAPPVDLEWKGAHNAVTFSPDGRFLVTTMQENALHGWKLDGKPGENRHMRMTGYPAKVKSLSWSPKGKWLASSGAPAAIVWPFSAKDGPMGKAPQELGTRADIMVTSVAFHPAEEVLAIGFIDGMILGVRLADAKEALLRRPGKGGITGLSWSANGKLVAFSSDAGDCGVIDIAA comes from the coding sequence ATGCCGACAGTCGCACCGCTTGATCTCGAAGGCCATGTCGTCGCCGCGCATTTCCTCGGCGACGTTCCGTTCTTTGCCACCGCCGCCGGCACCATCCACCGCCTGGATGGCGGCGAAAAGGTCACCGAGGCCCATCAGGGTCTGCTGACCTGCATCCGCGATCCCTTCAGCGCCACGCTGCTGACCGGCGGCGAGGACGGCAAGGTGATGCGCATCGGCAAGGATGGCGAAGCCACGTTGGTGGCTGAAGCACCGCGCAAATGGATCAGCGTCGTCGCCGGCGGCCCGCAGAATGCGGTCGCCTATGCGCATGGCAAGTCGAGCTTCGTAAAGCTGAACGACGGCACGCTGAAGGAGTTTCCCGAAGAACGCAGCGTCGAAGGCCTCGCCTTCGCGGGCAAGGGCCTCAGGATCGCCGCCGCCCGTTACAACGGCGTCTCGCTGCACTGGGTCGGCACCAATGCACCGCCGGTCGATCTCGAATGGAAGGGCGCCCATAACGCCGTCACCTTCTCGCCGGACGGGCGTTTCCTGGTGACGACCATGCAGGAAAACGCCCTGCACGGCTGGAAGCTCGACGGCAAGCCGGGCGAGAACCGCCATATGCGGATGACCGGTTACCCGGCCAAGGTGAAGTCGCTCTCCTGGTCGCCGAAGGGCAAATGGCTCGCTTCGTCCGGGGCTCCGGCCGCGATCGTCTGGCCGTTTTCGGCCAAGGACGGACCGATGGGCAAGGCGCCGCAGGAACTCGGCACCCGCGCCGATATCATGGTCACGTCGGTGGCCTTCCATCCGGCCGAGGAAGTGCTCGCCATCGGTTTCATCGACGGCATGATCCTTGGCGTCAGGCTCGCCGACGCAAAGGAAGCGCTTCTACGCCGGCCCGGCAAGGGCGGCATTACCGGATTGAGCTGGAGCGCCAACGGCAAGCTCGTCGCCTTCTCCTCAGATGCCGGCGATTGCGGCGTCATCGATATTGCAGCCTGA
- a CDS encoding type II toxin-antitoxin system VapB family antitoxin, protein MTLNIRNEEADALARELARIDGTTITDAVISALKETIEKRIRQETPRETAKRILTQRGLAFKANRQPVPPDAYHDLDHQIGDDT, encoded by the coding sequence ATGACGCTGAATATCCGAAACGAAGAGGCCGATGCATTGGCCCGTGAACTGGCCCGGATCGACGGAACGACCATCACCGACGCGGTGATTTCCGCGTTGAAGGAAACCATCGAAAAACGTATCCGCCAGGAAACGCCTCGCGAGACCGCAAAGAGAATTCTCACGCAGCGCGGCCTTGCCTTCAAGGCGAACAGGCAGCCTGTACCCCCCGACGCCTATCACGATCTCGATCACCAGATCGGGGATGACACCTGA
- a CDS encoding CobW family GTP-binding protein, with translation MTETATVKPVPVTVLTGYLGAGKTTLLNRILSESHGKKYAVIVNEFGEIGIDNDLIVESDEEIYEMNNGCVCCTVRGDLIRVVEGLMRRPGRFDGIIVETTGLADPVPVAQTFFMDDDVRAKTELDAVVALVDAKHLPLRLKDSREAEDQIAFADVVVINKTDLVSPEELAIIEDVVRAINPTARVYKTTRSGVDLARVLDQGAFNLERALENDPHFLDQGHDDHVCGPDCDHDHGHDHHHHDHDHDHHAHDHDHDHHDHDHHHHHHGEMSPIHDVTVKSISLRGGEMNPERFFPWIQKITQTDGPSILRLKGIIAFKGDEERYVVQGVHMIVEGDHQRPWKDGEKRESRLVFIGRDLDVDKIEKSFRACEAVAA, from the coding sequence ATGACCGAAACAGCCACCGTCAAGCCCGTTCCCGTCACCGTGCTCACCGGTTATCTCGGCGCCGGCAAGACGACGCTGCTCAACCGTATTCTTTCCGAAAGCCATGGCAAGAAATACGCGGTCATCGTCAACGAGTTCGGCGAGATCGGCATCGACAACGACCTGATCGTCGAGTCGGACGAAGAGATCTACGAAATGAACAACGGCTGCGTCTGCTGTACGGTGCGCGGCGACCTGATCCGCGTCGTCGAGGGCCTGATGCGCCGCCCCGGCCGCTTCGACGGCATCATCGTCGAGACCACCGGCCTTGCCGATCCGGTTCCGGTCGCCCAGACCTTCTTCATGGATGACGACGTGCGCGCCAAGACCGAGCTCGATGCGGTCGTGGCCCTCGTCGATGCAAAACACCTGCCGCTGCGCCTGAAGGACAGTCGCGAGGCCGAAGACCAGATCGCCTTTGCCGATGTCGTCGTCATCAACAAGACCGACCTCGTTTCGCCGGAAGAACTGGCGATCATCGAAGACGTCGTGCGTGCCATCAACCCGACTGCCCGCGTCTACAAGACCACCCGTTCCGGCGTCGATCTCGCCCGCGTGCTCGACCAGGGCGCCTTCAACCTGGAACGCGCGCTCGAAAACGACCCGCATTTCCTCGATCAGGGCCATGACGACCATGTCTGCGGCCCCGATTGCGACCATGACCATGGGCACGACCACCATCACCATGACCACGATCATGACCATCATGCGCATGACCACGACCACGATCATCACGACCATGATCACCATCATCATCACCACGGCGAAATGTCGCCGATCCATGACGTGACGGTGAAGTCGATCTCGCTGCGTGGCGGCGAGATGAACCCGGAACGGTTCTTCCCCTGGATCCAGAAGATCACCCAGACGGACGGCCCGAGCATCCTGCGCCTGAAAGGCATCATCGCCTTCAAGGGCGACGAGGAACGTTATGTCGTGCAGGGCGTCCACATGATCGTCGAGGGCGATCACCAGCGTCCGTGGAAGGACGGCGAAAAGCGCGAATCGCGCCTCGTCTTCATCGGCCGCGATCTCGATGTCGACAAGATCGAGAAGAGCTTCAGGGCGTGCGAGGCCGTTGCTGCCTGA
- a CDS encoding type II toxin-antitoxin system VapC family toxin, whose translation MFVDACAIVAMMAGEETAEAYETALLRANSPFTSPLAAWEAIIVLSRPDQLDCRYHQAEGAVVEWLDARGIEIREAGSPRQLLNYAVAVAEEHGIGHRYLSNFDCFHCAYAKVTEQPLLTLDQLLRQTGADTRP comes from the coding sequence ATGTTCGTCGATGCCTGCGCGATCGTCGCGATGATGGCCGGCGAGGAGACTGCGGAAGCCTACGAAACGGCGCTTCTGCGGGCAAATTCGCCTTTCACTTCACCATTGGCCGCTTGGGAAGCGATCATCGTCCTGTCTCGCCCGGATCAGCTGGATTGCCGTTATCACCAGGCGGAAGGCGCGGTCGTTGAATGGCTGGATGCACGGGGCATCGAGATTCGCGAGGCGGGATCACCTCGGCAGCTTCTGAATTATGCAGTCGCAGTCGCCGAGGAGCACGGGATTGGGCACCGATATCTCAGCAATTTCGACTGTTTTCATTGCGCCTATGCCAAGGTGACGGAGCAGCCTCTCCTCACGCTCGACCAGCTTCTGCGCCAGACGGGCGCCGATACGAGGCCGTAA
- a CDS encoding type II toxin-antitoxin system Phd/YefM family antitoxin codes for MEISVSEAKASLTELLHRAEAGEDVIFTRRGHKIARLVPIEQELTRDQRRALIEEIRAMAPAPDGNDVPAERSQDFLYGDDGMPA; via the coding sequence ATGGAAATTTCCGTAAGCGAGGCGAAGGCAAGTTTGACTGAGCTCCTGCATCGGGCAGAAGCGGGAGAGGACGTTATCTTCACCCGCAGGGGCCATAAAATTGCGCGGCTTGTACCGATCGAGCAGGAACTGACGCGCGATCAACGCAGAGCGCTGATCGAAGAGATCAGAGCAATGGCGCCTGCCCCTGATGGCAACGACGTACCCGCGGAGCGAAGCCAGGATTTTCTCTATGGTGACGACGGCATGCCGGCATGA
- a CDS encoding type II toxin-antitoxin system VapC family toxin, translated as MIVVDTSALIAIVKNEIGAFDCQEVLTGESKVLLNAATLTEALIVARGKKCLVGLTNLIDRLPITIVELDAVRAERAAAAYALFGKGFHKASLNFGDCFAYATAKEFNCPLLYVGEDFAKTDVVSAIASPPA; from the coding sequence ATGATTGTCGTCGATACGTCAGCGTTGATCGCCATCGTCAAGAACGAAATTGGTGCCTTTGACTGCCAGGAGGTGCTCACGGGGGAATCCAAGGTCCTCCTCAACGCCGCCACTCTCACCGAAGCACTGATTGTGGCTCGTGGAAAGAAATGTCTGGTTGGTCTTACCAACCTGATTGACCGGCTTCCCATCACCATCGTCGAGCTGGATGCTGTAAGAGCAGAACGGGCCGCGGCCGCTTACGCTCTGTTCGGCAAGGGCTTTCACAAGGCTTCGCTCAATTTCGGCGATTGCTTCGCTTATGCGACAGCGAAGGAATTCAACTGTCCGCTTCTCTATGTCGGAGAGGACTTCGCCAAGACCGACGTGGTTTCCGCAATCGCGTCGCCGCCAGCATGA
- a CDS encoding SDR family oxidoreductase, protein MTTNGQRVAIVTGASKGIGRAIALRLAEDGIAVVVNYATSRQAADEVVAQIEAGGGKAVAVQADIGSPTAAATLFDAAEQSFGGADILVNNAGVMRLAPLTEMDDEAFETLLAINLTGTFRGIREAGKRLRDGGSIINFSSSVVGAYGPAYGGYAATKAAVEAMTHVASKELGRRGITVNAVAPGPVETELFMTGKSEELVQNIVRTIPLGRLGQPQDIASVVSFLAGPDGGWVNGQVLRANGGMI, encoded by the coding sequence ATGACCACCAACGGACAACGCGTCGCGATCGTCACCGGCGCTTCGAAGGGCATCGGCAGAGCCATTGCGCTCCGCCTCGCCGAGGACGGCATCGCCGTCGTCGTCAACTATGCGACCAGCCGGCAGGCCGCCGACGAGGTGGTTGCACAGATCGAAGCGGGCGGCGGCAAGGCGGTCGCGGTGCAGGCGGATATCGGCAGCCCGACCGCTGCCGCAACCCTGTTCGACGCCGCCGAACAAAGTTTCGGCGGTGCCGATATCCTCGTCAACAATGCCGGCGTGATGCGGCTTGCACCGCTCACCGAGATGGACGACGAGGCCTTCGAAACCCTACTCGCCATCAATCTGACCGGCACGTTCCGCGGCATCCGCGAAGCAGGCAAGCGGCTGCGCGACGGCGGCAGCATCATCAACTTCTCGTCGAGCGTGGTCGGCGCCTATGGTCCGGCCTATGGCGGTTATGCCGCCACCAAGGCGGCCGTCGAAGCGATGACCCATGTCGCCTCCAAGGAACTCGGCCGGCGGGGGATCACCGTCAACGCGGTCGCGCCCGGCCCTGTCGAAACCGAGCTGTTCATGACCGGCAAGTCTGAGGAACTGGTCCAGAATATCGTGAGAACCATCCCGCTCGGCCGGCTCGGCCAGCCGCAGGACATCGCCTCCGTCGTCTCCTTCCTCGCCGGCCCGGATGGCGGCTGGGTCAACGGCCAAGTGCTGCGTGCCAATGGCGGCATGATCTGA
- a CDS encoding LacI family DNA-binding transcriptional regulator — protein MAQKIKLSTIGESLGLSTATISLALRDSPLVAADTREKIKEQARALGYIYNRRAASLRTSRSGIIGVVVHDIMNPFYGEILKAIESELDRSRHTFILSNHYDSVEKQRTFIETLLQLGGDGVIMSPAIGTPIEDMRLAEENGMPAILVARSMEGVELPTYRGDDSYGISLATNHLISLGHRVIAMIGGTDQTSTGRDRYQGYVNALRKAGIEVDPNLRIPGPRSKQGGFEAAVHFLSLPQKPTAAVCWNDLVAIGLMNGIARAGLVPGHDISVTGYDDLEEASIATPALTTVWNGQTEVGRLAARALLDRLAGSHEPDGIHLIKPEMRIRQSTGVHRPRA, from the coding sequence ATGGCACAAAAGATCAAGTTGTCGACGATCGGCGAGAGCCTCGGTCTTTCAACTGCTACCATATCGCTTGCGCTGCGCGACAGCCCGCTGGTCGCGGCCGATACGCGGGAAAAGATCAAGGAACAGGCCAGAGCGCTGGGCTATATCTACAACCGCCGCGCCGCCAGCCTCCGTACCTCGCGCTCCGGCATTATCGGCGTCGTGGTGCACGACATCATGAACCCGTTCTACGGGGAAATCCTCAAGGCGATCGAAAGCGAGCTCGACCGCAGCCGCCATACCTTCATCCTGTCAAACCACTACGATTCGGTCGAGAAACAGCGCACCTTCATCGAAACGCTGCTGCAGCTCGGCGGGGACGGAGTGATCATGTCGCCGGCGATCGGCACGCCGATCGAGGATATGAGGCTTGCAGAAGAGAACGGCATGCCGGCCATCCTCGTCGCCCGTTCGATGGAAGGCGTCGAACTGCCGACCTATCGCGGCGACGACAGCTACGGCATTTCGCTTGCGACCAACCATCTGATCAGCCTCGGACATCGGGTGATTGCCATGATCGGCGGCACGGACCAGACGTCGACCGGCCGCGACCGCTACCAGGGTTATGTCAATGCGCTGCGCAAGGCGGGCATCGAGGTGGATCCGAACCTGCGCATTCCCGGGCCGCGCTCGAAGCAGGGCGGGTTCGAGGCGGCGGTGCATTTCCTCTCCCTGCCGCAGAAGCCGACCGCTGCGGTCTGCTGGAACGATCTGGTGGCGATCGGCCTGATGAACGGCATTGCCCGCGCCGGGCTGGTGCCCGGCCATGACATCTCCGTCACCGGCTACGACGACCTGGAAGAGGCCTCCATCGCGACACCTGCACTGACGACGGTGTGGAACGGCCAGACGGAAGTCGGCCGGCTTGCGGCGCGCGCCCTGCTCGACCGCCTTGCCGGGAGCCACGAGCCCGACGGTATCCATCTGATCAAGCCGGAAATGCGCATCCGCCAATCGACCGGCGTGCACCGGCCGAGGGCCTGA